A genomic window from Agrobacterium tumefaciens includes:
- the dinB gene encoding DNA polymerase IV — protein MTGMAPTPIRKIIHVDMDAFYASVEQRDNPELRGKPVAVGSAAARGVVAAASYEAREFGVRSAMPSVTAARKCPDLIFVPPRFDVYKAVSEQIRAIFADYTPLIEPLSLDEAYLDVTENLKGMAIATEIALEIRARIKQITGLNASAGISYNKFLAKMASDLNKPNGQAVITPKNGPAFVERLAVKKFHGVGPATAEKMHRLGIQTGADLKSKPLQFLVEHFGKSGPYFYGIARGIDERQVRPDRIRKSVGAEDTFSVDINDLDLAAAELRPLVEKVWRYCEAQRVSGKTVTVKVKYSDFTQATRSRTSASPAVGIQEILEAASALLATVYPFRRPVRLLGVTLSSLTNDQAVEDEEQPQLDFAKKDMWN, from the coding sequence ATGACAGGCATGGCCCCAACACCGATCCGCAAAATCATTCACGTCGACATGGATGCTTTCTACGCGTCTGTGGAACAGCGTGACAATCCTGAATTGCGCGGTAAGCCGGTGGCAGTCGGCAGTGCAGCTGCACGCGGTGTGGTAGCAGCCGCAAGCTATGAAGCACGCGAATTTGGCGTCCGCTCGGCCATGCCGTCCGTCACTGCCGCGCGAAAGTGTCCCGACCTGATTTTCGTGCCGCCGCGCTTCGACGTCTACAAGGCCGTGTCCGAGCAAATTCGGGCAATTTTCGCTGATTACACGCCGCTGATCGAACCGCTTTCGCTCGATGAGGCCTATCTCGACGTCACAGAGAACCTGAAGGGGATGGCGATAGCGACCGAGATCGCGCTCGAAATTCGGGCCAGGATCAAGCAGATCACCGGTCTCAATGCATCCGCGGGCATTTCCTACAACAAGTTCCTGGCCAAGATGGCATCCGACCTCAACAAGCCGAATGGTCAGGCCGTCATAACGCCGAAGAACGGTCCGGCCTTTGTCGAGCGGCTCGCGGTCAAGAAATTCCATGGCGTCGGTCCGGCTACCGCGGAGAAAATGCACCGGCTCGGCATCCAGACCGGCGCGGATCTGAAGTCAAAGCCGCTGCAGTTCTTGGTCGAGCATTTCGGCAAGTCCGGTCCTTACTTCTACGGCATTGCCCGCGGTATCGATGAACGGCAGGTCCGCCCAGATCGCATTCGCAAATCTGTTGGTGCCGAGGACACATTCAGCGTCGATATCAACGACCTCGATCTTGCCGCTGCCGAGTTGAGGCCGCTTGTCGAGAAGGTCTGGCGCTATTGCGAGGCGCAGCGCGTCAGCGGCAAGACAGTCACTGTGAAGGTCAAGTATTCCGACTTCACCCAGGCGACACGCAGCCGGACAAGCGCGTCGCCTGCCGTCGGAATTCAAGAAATCCTCGAGGCAGCATCGGCTCTGCTGGCGACGGTCTACCCCTTCCGTCGGCCGGTCAGGCTGCTGGGCGTGACCCTGTCTTCCCTAACCAATGATCAAGCCGTTGAGGACGAAGAACAACCGCAGCTCGATTTCGCCAAAAAGGATATGTGGAACTGA
- a CDS encoding DUF6894 family protein produces MPRYYFHFRDAEGLSVDGEGAMLSNDERARVEAAQAAREMLAEKILKNEVVDGAVFEVVRGDGVLIAKIPLRSVVRFE; encoded by the coding sequence ATGCCACGGTATTACTTCCACTTCCGAGACGCAGAGGGCCTCTCGGTGGATGGGGAAGGCGCAATGCTTTCGAACGACGAGCGAGCCCGTGTCGAAGCCGCGCAAGCCGCTAGAGAAATGCTCGCAGAGAAAATTCTCAAGAACGAAGTTGTAGACGGCGCAGTGTTCGAGGTTGTCAGAGGCGACGGTGTCCTGATCGCAAAAATCCCACTAAGATCCGTTGTTCGGTTTGAGTGA
- a CDS encoding PAS domain S-box protein, which produces MRDYNRDDDNRMFPSDTVRALSSDVSNGDLTSRDFLQVSPIAGYLTDEAGTLIFYNELAADIWQLKPRLKDVRYCGSLRLHTPDGEPLPHVESPMAIALREKRPVRDHHLLVERPDGSRLPVRAFATPIFNSGGVLSGGVNMLIEEPDDPFTDEITQRMTAIIQSSDDAILAKDLNGIITDWNRGAEQLFGYTVEEAVGRSVTMLIPPDRADEEPAILARLRRGEKIDHYETVRKRKDGTFVDISLSVSPIRNRIGHVIGASKIARDITERRRAEEQQHLLIQEMNHRVKNLFTVASSIVSLSARTTKTSAELAAAVRERLNALSRAHMLTVSLTSLESDRLAQATTLHSLIKTILAPYGQGAASHVIISGPDIDITGGSLTSFALLLHEFATNAAKYGALSTEQGRVEIACESDDQLFTLTWTEKGGPPVKRTSDGEGFGTILGRATIGSQLGGEIHRDWKPDGLVIRLSAARDRL; this is translated from the coding sequence GTGCGTGATTACAATCGTGATGATGACAATCGAATGTTTCCTTCCGATACCGTGCGCGCGCTGTCCAGCGATGTCTCGAACGGGGACTTGACGTCGCGCGACTTTCTGCAGGTATCGCCGATTGCAGGTTATCTCACCGATGAAGCCGGCACTCTGATATTCTACAACGAGTTGGCCGCTGACATATGGCAGCTCAAGCCGCGTTTAAAGGACGTCAGGTACTGCGGATCCCTTAGGCTCCACACGCCAGATGGCGAGCCACTGCCGCATGTGGAGAGCCCCATGGCGATAGCTCTGCGGGAAAAGCGACCGGTGCGAGATCATCATTTGCTTGTGGAGCGACCCGACGGAAGCCGGCTTCCCGTCCGTGCGTTCGCAACTCCGATATTCAATAGCGGCGGTGTCCTCTCCGGCGGCGTCAACATGCTCATCGAAGAGCCCGATGATCCATTCACCGATGAGATCACACAGCGTATGACAGCCATAATCCAGTCCTCTGACGACGCAATTCTGGCAAAAGATCTGAACGGTATAATCACGGACTGGAATCGCGGCGCTGAACAGTTGTTTGGTTATACCGTGGAAGAAGCGGTGGGCCGTTCGGTCACGATGCTGATCCCTCCGGATCGAGCGGATGAAGAACCCGCCATTCTTGCGCGCCTCCGGCGCGGCGAAAAGATCGATCACTACGAAACGGTCCGCAAGCGAAAGGACGGCACGTTTGTCGATATCTCCTTGTCTGTATCGCCGATCAGAAACCGCATCGGTCACGTCATAGGTGCTTCCAAAATTGCGCGCGATATCACGGAACGCCGGCGTGCTGAAGAACAACAACATCTGTTGATCCAGGAGATGAACCACCGTGTAAAGAACCTCTTCACCGTGGCGAGCAGCATAGTTTCGCTCAGTGCAAGAACGACGAAAACGTCGGCTGAGCTCGCAGCCGCGGTTCGGGAGAGGCTTAACGCTCTTTCACGGGCGCATATGTTGACAGTTTCGCTAACGTCCCTCGAATCTGATCGCCTTGCCCAGGCGACCACACTTCACTCGCTGATCAAAACAATCCTCGCCCCCTACGGCCAGGGAGCGGCTTCTCACGTGATCATTAGTGGCCCGGATATTGATATTACAGGCGGTTCTCTGACGAGTTTTGCGCTTCTGCTACACGAGTTCGCAACCAACGCCGCAAAATACGGTGCTTTGTCAACCGAACAGGGACGCGTTGAAATTGCATGTGAAAGCGACGACCAGCTGTTCACTCTCACCTGGACCGAGAAAGGTGGGCCGCCGGTCAAGCGAACGTCCGACGGGGAAGGTTTCGGCACAATTCTCGGTCGCGCGACCATTGGTAGCCAGCTAGGTGGAGAAATTCACCGCGACTGGAAACCTGACGGCCTGGTCATCCGGCTGAGCGCCGCTCGTGACCGTCTCTAA
- the glgX gene encoding glycogen debranching protein GlgX has translation MISRNSRIIAGDHRQLGAIADNDGVNFALFSAHAERVELCLFTDDGRTEIERIELHEYTNEVWHGYIPGLTPGALYGYRVYGPFDPENGHRFNPHKLLLDPYARELVGEIEWGQPQFAYVSASVDKDLSFDKTDSAPFVPKARIVGRADAPRGKPRPDIPWSKTIFYETHVKGFTQLHPAVPEALRGTFEGLGQKEIVDYVKSLGVTSIELLPVHWFPDDAHLLEKGLRNFWGYNTLAFFAPANRYFGPRGVQGFRDMVRAFHEAGIEVILDVVYNHTAEGNEMGPTLSFRGIDNFSYYRTLPGQARYYINDTGTGNTVNTSHPRVLQMITDSLRYWAQEMEIDGFRFDLGTILGREPEGFDQRGGFFDAVGQDPVLSRLKLVGEPWDIGPGGYQVGGFPPGWAEWNDKYRDTVRDYWRNRDGTTRDFAARVLGSGDVYDLRGRRPWSGVNFLTAHDGFTLNDLVSYNEKHNQANGEDNRDGHGDNRSFNFGIEGPSDDEGIISLRDRQKRNFLATLFLSHGTPMLLAGDEFGRSQMGNNNGYCQDNELSWVHWDGLPASAAQLRYFVSRLISLRNEHSILRRDDWRDGMVITWYNPAASEQTQEEWDDPGATTIGLRVCRDHDEEEGWDDILILFNPHDGPVPFVLPQVEGGWVEVLTTADPDMADRKIEAAEYVLIERSLVLLRSRKDL, from the coding sequence ATGATCAGCAGAAATTCCCGTATCATCGCCGGTGACCACCGTCAGCTCGGTGCGATCGCAGACAATGACGGCGTGAACTTCGCGTTGTTCAGCGCGCATGCGGAACGGGTGGAACTTTGCCTCTTTACAGACGATGGGAGGACGGAGATCGAGCGTATCGAACTTCACGAATATACCAACGAGGTCTGGCATGGTTATATCCCGGGCCTGACGCCAGGGGCGCTTTATGGCTACCGTGTTTACGGACCGTTTGATCCGGAGAATGGCCACCGTTTCAACCCTCACAAGCTGTTGCTTGACCCCTATGCGCGCGAACTCGTCGGTGAGATCGAATGGGGGCAGCCCCAGTTCGCATATGTGTCGGCTAGTGTGGACAAGGACTTGTCCTTCGACAAAACCGACAGCGCTCCGTTCGTTCCCAAAGCTCGGATCGTCGGGCGGGCCGACGCGCCAAGGGGTAAGCCTCGCCCCGATATTCCCTGGTCGAAGACGATTTTCTACGAAACTCATGTCAAAGGTTTCACCCAGCTTCATCCCGCCGTGCCGGAGGCTCTGAGAGGTACTTTCGAGGGGCTTGGGCAAAAGGAGATCGTGGACTATGTCAAAAGCCTTGGCGTAACCTCCATCGAGCTGCTTCCCGTCCACTGGTTTCCCGACGATGCCCATTTGCTGGAAAAAGGTCTGCGGAATTTCTGGGGGTACAACACGCTGGCTTTCTTTGCACCGGCTAACCGCTACTTTGGTCCCCGGGGCGTTCAGGGCTTCCGCGACATGGTCCGAGCCTTTCACGAGGCGGGGATAGAGGTCATCCTCGACGTCGTCTACAATCACACCGCCGAAGGCAATGAAATGGGGCCGACACTCTCCTTCAGGGGTATCGACAACTTTTCCTATTATCGCACCTTGCCGGGTCAGGCGCGGTATTACATCAACGATACAGGAACCGGGAATACGGTGAACACCTCCCATCCGCGGGTTTTGCAGATGATAACGGACTCGCTTCGTTACTGGGCTCAGGAGATGGAGATCGACGGGTTCCGATTTGATCTCGGAACCATTCTGGGACGTGAGCCCGAAGGTTTCGACCAGCGCGGTGGCTTCTTCGATGCCGTTGGACAGGACCCGGTTCTGTCACGCCTGAAGCTCGTGGGCGAGCCGTGGGATATAGGGCCCGGCGGCTACCAGGTAGGCGGGTTTCCACCTGGCTGGGCAGAATGGAACGACAAGTACCGCGACACCGTCCGGGACTACTGGAGAAACCGGGATGGCACGACCCGGGACTTTGCCGCGCGTGTTCTGGGCTCCGGCGACGTTTACGACTTGCGCGGTCGACGCCCCTGGTCGGGCGTGAATTTTCTGACTGCCCATGACGGCTTTACGCTCAACGACCTCGTTTCATACAATGAGAAGCACAATCAGGCGAATGGTGAGGACAACAGGGATGGTCATGGTGATAACCGGAGTTTCAATTTCGGTATCGAAGGCCCATCGGATGACGAAGGGATCATTTCTCTTCGCGACCGCCAAAAACGAAACTTCCTCGCTACGTTGTTTCTGTCTCACGGAACCCCGATGCTCCTGGCCGGCGACGAGTTCGGCCGCAGCCAGATGGGCAACAACAACGGGTACTGCCAGGATAACGAGCTGAGTTGGGTTCATTGGGACGGGCTGCCGGCAAGCGCAGCGCAACTGCGCTATTTCGTCAGCAGATTGATCTCATTGCGGAATGAACACTCGATTTTGAGGCGGGATGACTGGCGCGACGGGATGGTCATCACCTGGTACAATCCCGCAGCCAGCGAACAGACGCAGGAGGAATGGGACGATCCCGGAGCCACGACGATCGGACTGCGTGTTTGCCGCGATCATGACGAAGAGGAGGGCTGGGACGATATTCTCATTCTGTTCAATCCCCATGATGGGCCGGTGCCATTCGTGCTGCCGCAGGTAGAGGGAGGCTGGGTCGAGGTTCTAACGACAGCCGATCCCGACATGGCCGACCGAAAAATTGAAGCCGCTGAATATGTCTTAATAGAACGCAGCCTTGTTCTGCTACGTTCAAGGAAGGACCTTTGA
- a CDS encoding DUF2934 domain-containing protein, with translation MGTDREEWISKRAYELWEQAGRPEGQDEEQWHLASADWETEFGPVEPPSPADGSPGKSV, from the coding sequence ATGGGTACTGATCGCGAGGAATGGATATCGAAGCGCGCTTATGAACTCTGGGAGCAGGCCGGTCGGCCTGAAGGACAGGACGAAGAACAGTGGCACCTTGCCAGTGCCGACTGGGAGACCGAATTCGGACCCGTCGAGCCACCTTCTCCGGCTGACGGCTCCCCGGGAAAAAGCGTCTGA
- a CDS encoding SemiSWEET family sugar transporter: MDADLLVGYLASICSVASFIPQVWKVLKTGDTAAISARMYVLTVIGFALWTGFGLLRGEWPIILTNSICFCLSGVVLSRKLRARNRAG, encoded by the coding sequence ATGGATGCTGATTTGCTGGTTGGCTATCTTGCCTCCATATGCTCCGTGGCGAGCTTCATACCGCAGGTTTGGAAGGTCTTGAAAACGGGAGACACCGCAGCCATCTCGGCGCGCATGTATGTGCTCACCGTGATCGGCTTTGCGCTCTGGACGGGGTTCGGTCTTCTTCGCGGCGAGTGGCCGATCATTTTGACCAATTCCATCTGCTTTTGCCTGTCCGGCGTTGTCCTTTCCAGAAAGCTCAGGGCTCGTAATCGCGCCGGGTAA
- a CDS encoding SDR family NAD(P)-dependent oxidoreductase, with protein sequence MNPDISTKGLAVVTGASSGIGYELARYAAQDGYDLIIVADEAEIETAATHLRAVGTEVEAVQVDLSTQVGVEKLLSRIATKERPVDLLFANAGQGLGHGFLDQKMDAIQRVIATNISGTIALVHAIGSGMRQRGSGRILFTGSIAGFMPGTFQAVYNATKAFINSFSFALREELDGTGVTVTCLMPGATETAFFERADMLETPVGRQKKDDPGFVAEIGYDAMMKGEGDVVSGWKNKLMSAAANVTPSETLAKQHRKMAAPEEK encoded by the coding sequence ATGAACCCGGATATATCCACCAAGGGTCTTGCCGTGGTCACTGGCGCCTCATCGGGCATCGGTTACGAACTGGCAAGATACGCGGCGCAGGACGGTTACGATCTCATCATCGTGGCTGACGAGGCCGAAATCGAAACTGCGGCGACGCACCTGCGGGCAGTCGGCACTGAGGTGGAAGCCGTGCAAGTCGATCTTTCGACACAAGTGGGCGTCGAGAAACTTCTCTCCCGCATTGCAACGAAAGAACGTCCGGTTGACCTGCTGTTCGCGAATGCAGGACAGGGATTGGGCCACGGTTTCCTTGACCAGAAAATGGATGCGATCCAGCGGGTGATCGCCACCAACATCAGCGGCACCATTGCGCTGGTGCATGCGATCGGTAGTGGCATGCGTCAGCGCGGCAGCGGGCGGATCCTGTTCACGGGCTCCATTGCCGGTTTCATGCCGGGGACGTTTCAGGCGGTCTATAACGCCACCAAAGCCTTCATCAATTCCTTTTCATTCGCGCTTCGTGAGGAGCTGGACGGCACCGGCGTTACGGTCACCTGCCTTATGCCCGGAGCGACCGAGACGGCGTTTTTCGAGCGCGCTGATATGCTCGAAACGCCAGTCGGGAGACAGAAAAAGGACGATCCCGGCTTCGTGGCGGAAATCGGTTACGACGCGATGATGAAGGGTGAAGGCGATGTTGTGTCCGGCTGGAAAAACAAACTGATGTCAGCGGCGGCGAATGTGACGCCTTCTGAGACCCTCGCAAAACAGCATCGCAAAATGGCGGCCCCGGAAGAAAAGTGA
- a CDS encoding zinc-dependent alcohol dehydrogenase produces MKALTWHGKHDIRCETVPDPQIEHGRDAIIKVTACAICGSDLHLYNGIMPDMHGGDIMGHETMGEVVEVGSDNKTLKVGDRVVVPFTIACGACFFCKRGFYSGCERSNPDPHKVREMWGNSPAGLFGYTHLLGGFSGGQAEYMRVPFADVGPIKVPDGLTDEQVLFLSDIFPTGYMAAEFCNIQPGDTIAIWGCGPVGQMAIRSAFLLGAERVIAIDAVPERIDLAAAAGALTLNYLDEDIYERIMELTHGRGADACIDAVGTEADPAAGWDSRLDRIKVATFMGTDRPHVLRQAIYCCRNFGTVSIVGVYGGFLDKIPMGSAINRGLTFRMAQTPVQAYLPLLMERIEKGEIDPSFVITHRASLEEGPDLYKTFSHRDDGCIKVVLKP; encoded by the coding sequence ATGAAGGCATTGACCTGGCACGGTAAACACGACATCCGCTGCGAAACTGTACCTGACCCGCAGATCGAGCACGGTCGTGACGCGATCATCAAGGTGACCGCCTGCGCAATATGTGGCTCCGATCTCCATCTCTATAACGGCATCATGCCCGATATGCACGGCGGCGACATCATGGGCCATGAGACCATGGGCGAAGTCGTCGAAGTCGGTAGCGACAATAAAACGCTGAAGGTCGGTGACCGGGTCGTCGTGCCCTTCACCATTGCCTGCGGTGCGTGTTTCTTCTGCAAAAGAGGGTTCTATTCCGGCTGCGAGCGCAGCAATCCCGATCCACATAAGGTCCGTGAAATGTGGGGGAATTCCCCAGCCGGGCTGTTCGGTTATACCCACCTTCTGGGAGGCTTCAGCGGTGGCCAGGCGGAATATATGCGGGTGCCGTTTGCCGATGTCGGACCTATTAAGGTTCCGGATGGGCTGACGGACGAGCAGGTGCTGTTTCTCTCGGATATTTTTCCGACCGGTTACATGGCGGCGGAATTCTGTAACATCCAGCCCGGCGATACGATTGCGATCTGGGGCTGCGGCCCCGTCGGCCAGATGGCAATCCGTTCCGCCTTCCTCCTGGGTGCGGAACGGGTCATCGCCATTGATGCCGTACCGGAACGTATCGATCTCGCCGCTGCCGCGGGCGCACTGACGCTCAATTACCTGGACGAGGACATTTACGAGCGGATCATGGAACTGACCCATGGTCGGGGTGCCGATGCCTGCATCGACGCGGTAGGGACCGAGGCGGATCCGGCTGCTGGATGGGATTCCAGGCTCGACCGCATCAAGGTGGCCACCTTCATGGGCACCGACCGCCCGCATGTGCTGCGGCAGGCGATCTATTGCTGCCGCAACTTCGGCACGGTCTCGATCGTTGGCGTCTATGGTGGTTTTCTGGACAAGATTCCCATGGGTTCAGCGATCAATCGCGGCCTGACATTTCGAATGGCCCAGACGCCGGTGCAGGCTTATCTGCCCCTTCTGATGGAGCGGATCGAAAAGGGGGAGATAGATCCCTCCTTCGTCATCACCCACCGCGCCAGCCTCGAAGAAGGTCCCGATCTCTATAAAACATTCAGTCACCGCGACGACGGCTGCATCAAGGTCGTTCTGAAACCATAG
- a CDS encoding sigma-70 family RNA polymerase sigma factor, with product MTSHAVNGVSGNTLSEAQLEALRIGIADLAPALTAFARRFVRNEEDVDDLVQETMLRGLRSLHGFTPGTALKSWLFTILRNTFCTRYKVSRRECVGLPVGIEQSMSTPASQEWRVQHQEVMQAIRELDEDQKKALLLVAAGTSYSDAAAICGCRVGTIKSRVNRARESLRRSLD from the coding sequence ATGACCAGCCACGCTGTGAATGGAGTTTCCGGAAACACATTGAGTGAAGCGCAACTGGAGGCGTTGCGCATCGGTATTGCAGATCTGGCGCCGGCCTTGACGGCTTTTGCCCGTCGCTTCGTCAGAAATGAGGAGGATGTTGACGATCTCGTTCAGGAGACGATGTTGCGGGGACTGCGGTCTCTGCATGGTTTTACCCCCGGCACGGCGCTGAAATCATGGCTTTTCACCATTTTGCGAAACACGTTCTGCACCCGCTACAAGGTGTCGAGACGTGAATGCGTTGGCTTGCCTGTTGGTATCGAGCAATCCATGTCCACCCCTGCCAGCCAGGAATGGCGTGTGCAGCATCAGGAAGTCATGCAGGCAATCCGCGAACTCGACGAGGATCAGAAAAAAGCTTTGCTGCTCGTGGCCGCAGGGACAAGTTACTCCGATGCGGCGGCCATTTGCGGCTGCCGGGTGGGCACCATCAAAAGCCGTGTCAACAGGGCACGGGAGTCGCTACGGCGAAGTCTGGACTGA
- the treZ gene encoding malto-oligosyltrehalose trehalohydrolase: protein MNAANDRKWGVQRNRSGDTDFRIWAPSSATVKLWLNDAQFDMQEIDDGWHHITKPTQIGDCYCFVLADGQRVPDPAAHQQQEGVLGPSLIVNHDFAWKNQEWRGRPWHEAIVYELHVGTFTPEGTFAAAGEKLEYLADTGITVVELMPLATFAGNRGWGYDGVLQFSPQRDYGSPDELKAFIDKAHGYGLMVLLDVVYNHFGPAGNALQAYVPAFFKKDATPWGPAPDFNRSVVRSFFLQNAFHWLQTYRFDGLRIDAADHLAGGDGEVDFLTELAREVKRTITGRHVHLVIEDARNAASPMTPSADGAVLIDAEWNDDFHHVIHVATTNEDGGIYGDFATRPYDKLRRSLATGFVYQGEPRPSRDFASSGEPSGHLPPQRFVNFLHNHDQAGNRLCGERLRALIPPPLFETLEAILLLCPQTPLIFMGDDHGTTNPFFFFSDHPDHDREQEIKNRLKQAEMFQGKLSPNVLEMVRDPNDPCTMRLSTLNWQQAESSDGQLARARMTALLAKRRRHIWPLLCTQFEKGVSLDCEPQSLAIDWYFKTGRLEMRANLSADKCELPPVKGDILHRHGDIDNTRYEGYAAQFAIDTHHSVQTSP from the coding sequence ATGAATGCAGCGAATGATCGCAAATGGGGCGTCCAGCGCAATCGATCGGGCGATACGGATTTCAGGATTTGGGCTCCCAGCTCAGCAACGGTGAAACTGTGGTTGAATGATGCGCAATTCGACATGCAGGAGATCGATGACGGCTGGCACCACATCACAAAACCCACCCAGATCGGCGATTGCTATTGCTTCGTGCTGGCCGATGGCCAAAGAGTCCCCGATCCGGCTGCCCATCAGCAGCAAGAAGGCGTGCTTGGTCCATCCCTGATCGTCAACCATGACTTCGCCTGGAAAAACCAGGAATGGAGAGGTCGGCCTTGGCACGAAGCGATTGTCTATGAGCTGCATGTCGGCACCTTCACCCCAGAAGGCACCTTTGCGGCGGCAGGGGAGAAACTTGAATATCTCGCCGACACCGGCATTACCGTGGTCGAACTGATGCCGCTTGCGACATTCGCAGGAAATCGTGGCTGGGGTTATGACGGCGTCCTGCAGTTTTCACCGCAACGGGACTACGGCTCGCCGGACGAACTGAAGGCTTTCATAGATAAAGCCCATGGCTACGGTCTCATGGTGCTGCTTGATGTCGTCTACAATCACTTTGGCCCTGCAGGAAACGCTCTTCAAGCCTACGTGCCCGCATTTTTCAAGAAGGACGCGACGCCGTGGGGACCCGCACCGGACTTTAACCGATCCGTGGTCCGGTCCTTCTTTCTTCAAAACGCATTCCACTGGCTGCAGACCTATCGTTTCGACGGATTGCGGATCGATGCCGCCGATCACCTCGCCGGTGGCGACGGTGAGGTCGATTTCCTCACCGAACTGGCGCGAGAGGTGAAACGAACGATAACGGGCAGGCATGTGCATCTCGTCATAGAGGATGCGAGAAACGCGGCGTCGCCAATGACACCCTCGGCTGATGGCGCGGTCCTGATCGACGCGGAGTGGAATGACGATTTCCATCACGTCATCCATGTTGCCACCACAAATGAAGACGGCGGCATCTATGGTGACTTTGCGACGAGGCCTTATGACAAGCTTCGCCGTTCGCTGGCCACCGGTTTTGTCTATCAGGGAGAACCGCGCCCTTCCCGTGATTTCGCAAGCAGCGGAGAACCGAGCGGCCATTTGCCGCCGCAACGATTTGTCAATTTTCTCCACAACCACGATCAGGCCGGAAACCGTTTATGCGGCGAAAGGCTGCGCGCCCTGATCCCGCCGCCCCTTTTCGAGACCCTCGAAGCAATTCTCCTTCTTTGCCCGCAGACGCCCTTGATCTTCATGGGTGACGATCATGGCACGACCAATCCTTTTTTCTTCTTCTCCGACCACCCCGATCACGACCGGGAACAGGAAATAAAAAACCGGCTTAAGCAGGCGGAAATGTTTCAGGGGAAACTCTCGCCCAACGTGCTGGAGATGGTGCGCGACCCAAACGATCCCTGCACAATGCGGCTCTCGACATTGAACTGGCAGCAGGCGGAAAGTTCGGACGGACAACTGGCCCGAGCAAGGATGACCGCATTGCTTGCGAAACGGCGCCGACACATTTGGCCCCTCCTCTGCACACAATTCGAGAAAGGGGTATCACTTGATTGCGAGCCTCAAAGCCTTGCGATCGATTGGTATTTCAAAACGGGACGACTGGAAATGCGCGCAAACCTTTCGGCAGACAAATGCGAACTGCCGCCGGTGAAGGGAGATATCCTTCATCGGCACGGCGACATTGATAACACACGATACGAAGGTTATGCGGCTCAGTTTGCGATCGATACGCACCACTCAGTCCAGACTTCGCCGTAG
- a CDS encoding Lrp/AsnC family transcriptional regulator yields the protein MTKPLDRIDRKILRALLENGRLSNTELSEKVGLSPSPCWQRVKRLEDEGVIRGYTAILDQAHLGLTETVIIEVMLERHDDEVLERFGAAMAALPEVLEAYLTTGEYDYLIKVAVAGTTGYEQFLRRKLYKIEGVRHSRSCFALKCLKHTLSVVPDAEPPSG from the coding sequence ATGACGAAGCCGCTGGACAGAATTGATCGCAAAATATTGCGGGCCCTGCTGGAAAACGGCAGGCTGAGCAACACGGAACTATCGGAAAAGGTGGGGTTGTCACCCAGCCCCTGCTGGCAGCGTGTCAAGCGGCTGGAAGATGAAGGGGTCATTCGTGGTTATACCGCCATTCTCGATCAGGCTCACCTGGGACTGACCGAGACTGTCATTATCGAGGTGATGCTGGAGCGCCACGATGACGAGGTTCTGGAACGTTTCGGCGCAGCCATGGCCGCCCTTCCGGAGGTGCTGGAAGCTTATCTGACCACCGGCGAATATGATTATCTCATCAAGGTGGCGGTGGCAGGAACCACAGGCTACGAGCAGTTTCTACGCCGCAAGCTCTACAAGATCGAGGGTGTGCGCCATTCCCGCTCCTGTTTCGCACTCAAATGTCTCAAGCACACATTGTCAGTCGTGCCCGATGCCGAGCCTCCGTCCGGCTGA